In the Acanthopagrus latus isolate v.2019 chromosome 23, fAcaLat1.1, whole genome shotgun sequence genome, one interval contains:
- the LOC119014705 gene encoding pentraxin-4: MGSLSLSHWPLILVYMLLLQIQSDKVQGVDPVSQKLRRLTEQFQQFQALTQARLDMLALNQNRNSSGELGSRVQALSDNLHHMSQELDHLRQSTTQETEGLREWSRKLEKRSKRTEGRMSLMERTIRENRRHAQKQKPDPDQDFSNLTLELQSQEERLAALQAQRDELLIGLKGLQESMKSQALRVTRLEGQLEEVLQLNGGGKPRGLWRVGEPLNSDITPQEYYEPRRRSQTHRRGKTVRILEVHPQPRQEGISYSQTGTAQTRIPQQPHQYQAAPNQPKHSLTLEQTPTDYLPQPESYRPQSQIQKPAQTRPYPVQEEAAPYPKAHIQPQLQQLSQAQLYHQRHHQLHNTSSSRPQPLYQAPTHPEPAKERLGRTRPEAPQPRTSEALPRPQSESYQPSPVSTWAEGDKEDSNTEVESSVIHNLLQLPVRQKIPAQPVRKKHATICNVDSMLLFPSASAENYVTFSSTLPDLPELSVCLWLRVEASHVGTLLSYATDDNDNQLVLYGRNSSDSSSSSSASPSPSRPSYHSSPFSPSSYASSSSRSLDFVIGDPVHRRLPVSSILDARWHHLCVVWSSIQGRFWYYSDRRLTSSGSNFRKGWEIPGGGSVVLGQEQDTVGGGFDPTEGFAGQVAGFRMWNRVLSPSEVVGVAEGRGVPRGVVLGMEDIEEVRGEVQQVACECLERCL, encoded by the exons ATGGGCAGCCTGAGCTTGAGCCACTGGCCCCTGATCCTGGTCTACATGCTTCTGTTGCAAATTCAGTCGGATAAGGTGCAGGGAGTCGATCCTGTGTCCCAGAAACTACGACGTCTCACTGAGCAG tTCCAGCAATTCCAGGCACTCACCCAGGCCCGCTTGGACATGCTGGCCCTGAACCAGAACAGAAACTCCTCGGGAGAGCTTGGGAGCCGTGTTCAGGCCCTGAGTGACAACTTGCACCACATGTCACAAGAGCTTGATCACCTCAGGCAGAGCACAACTCAGGAGACTGAAGGTCTCAG AGAGTGGAGCAGGAAGCTCGAGAAGAGGAGTAAGCGGACCGAGGGTCGTATGTCTTTGATGGAAAGGACAATAAGGGAGAACCGCCGCCATGCTCAGAAACAGAAGCCTGATCCTGATCAGGACTTCTCCAACCTCACCCTGGAGCTCCAGAGCCAAGAGGAAAGGCTGGCTGCCCTTCAGGCCCAGCGTGACGAGCTGCTCATTGGCCTAAAAGGGTTGCAGGAATCCATGAAAAGTCAGGCACTCCGTGTGACCCGACTAGAGGGCCAACTGGAGGAGGTCCTGCAGCTAAATGGAGGAGGGAAACCCAGGGGGTTGTGGAGGGTGGGAGAGCCCCTTAACTCTGACATCACACCTCAGGAATACTATGAACCACGCAGGCGAAGCCAGACACATAGAAGAGGAAAGACTGTAAGGATTCTGGAAGTGCATCCCCAACCCAGACAGGAAGGGATCAGCTATTCCCAAACGGGCACAGCTCAGACCAGAATCCCCCAACAGCCCCATCAATACCAGGCAGCACCAAACCAGCCAAAACATTCATTGACCCTGGAGCAGACACCCACAGATTACCTCCCCCAGCCTGAGTCTTACCGTCCCCAGTCACAGATCCAAAAGCCGGCCCAGACAAGACCTTATCCTGTCCAGGAGGAGGCTGCGCCTTATCCTAAAGCCCATATCCAACCCCAGCTCCAACAGCTATCTCAGGCTCAATTGTATCATCAGAGACACCATCAGTTACACAACACAAGTTCCTCTCGGCCCCAGCCGCTCTACCAGGCTCCGACCCATCCTGAACCCGCCAAAGAAAGACTGGGCAGGACCCGCCCGGAGGCTCCACAGCCCCGGACTTCAGAGGCTCTCCCCCGGCCACAGTCTGAGTCTTATCAGCCCAGCCCTGTGAGCACATGGGCTGAAGGAGACAAGGAAGACAGCAACACAGAGGTGGAGTCTTCAGTGATCCATAACCTCCTCCAGCTTCCGGTGAGACAGAAGATCCCTGCACAACCAGTTCGCAAAAAGCATGCAACCA TCTGTAACGTGGACTCCATGCTGTTGTTCCCGTCGGCCTCAGCGGAGAACTACGTCACCTTCTCTTCGACTCTTCCCGACCTTCCTGaactctctgtgtgtctgtggctccGTGTGGAGGCCTCACATGTCGGCACACTGCTCTCTTATGCTACAGATGACAACGATAACCAGTTGGTTCTGTATGGGCGCAACTCCTCCgactcatcttcatcctcctctgcctctccctcacCTTCCCGCCCGTCCTACCACTCCTCTCCATTCTCACCATCTTCCTatgcctcttcttcctcccgcTCCCTGGACTTTGTCATTGGAGACCCTGTCCATCGGCGTCTCCCTGTGTCCTCCATCCTGGATGCCCGCTGGCACCACCTCTGCGTTGTGTGGTCCTCCATCCAGGGACGTTTCTGGTACTACAGTGACCGACGCCTCACCTCCTCAGGCTCCAACTTCAGGAAGGGCTGGGAGATTCCCGGAGGTGGATCGGTGGTGCTGGGCCAGGAGCAGGACACTGTTGGTGGAGGGTTTGACCCTACTGAGGGTTTTGCTGGGCAGGTGGCAGGGTTCAGAATGTGGAACCGGGTGCTGAGTCCCTCAGAGGTGGTAGGGGTAGCAGAAGGAAGAGGTGTGCCCAGAGGGGTGGTGCTGGGCATGGAGGACATAGAGGAGGTGCGTGGGGAGGTGCAGCAGGTGGCATGTGAATGTTTAGAGCGCTGCCTGTAA
- the slc2a6 gene encoding solute carrier family 2, facilitated glucose transporter member 6 — MNQTDPAADMDEETPLLNRRPASSESQINNSKLFLAVFSAVLGNFSFGYSLVYSSPVLPKLQSPDADPRLRMDPKQAAWFGSIYALGAVAGGLGAMLFNDLIGRKLSIMVSGVPSTIGYMILGGAMDQWMLHVGRFLTGVAGGMTAASIPVYISEISHKTVRGALGSCPQITAVFGSLSLYALGLVVSWRWLAVAGGLPAVLMVVLLVFMPSSPRRLLSLGREQQAEKALRWLRGKDYDTQIELRDIQHSISTQVKVTWSQLATPIFYQPILIAVMMRFLQQMTGITPILVYLETIFSKFQVPLEPRYDAALVGVVRIISVAIAAVLMDRAGRKALLYTSSMLMFVSSLTLTMISHTTACPPVPVPPNGTVSLDYSLQSDGGNIAAGIIPVISTMVFIFGYAMGWGPITWLLMSEVLPLAARGVASGLCVTVSWLTAFMLTNVFTILENQYGLYVPYLLFTVVCVLCLLFNAVCIPETRGRSLEEIENYFRTRHAFTINRSPSTAQSS; from the exons ATGAATCAGACAGATCCTGCTGCAGACATGGATGAAGAGACTCCCCTGCTGAACAGAAGACCGGCATCATCTGAATCCCAG ATCAACAACTCCAAACTGTTCCTGGCCGTTTTCTCGGCCGTCCTGGGGAACTTCAGCTTTGGTTACTCCCTTGTTTACTCATCCCCGGTACTGCCAAAGCTCCAGAGCCCTGATGCCGACCCCCGGCTCAGAATGGACCCGAAGCAGGCTGCCTGGTTCGGCTCGATCTACGCACTGGGGGCCGTAGCGGGTGGGCTGGGAGCCATGCTGTTCAATGACTTGATTGGACGTAAACTGAGCATCATGGTGTCCGGGGTGCCGTCGACTATTGG gtacATGATACTTGGAGGGGCTATGGACCAGTGGATGCTCCATGTGGGCCGTTTCCTCACAGGAGTTGCCGGCGGGATGACCGCAGCATCCATTCCT GTTTACATCTCAGAGATCTCCCACAAAACAGTGAGAGGAGCTCTGGGCTCCTGCCCGcaaatcactgctgtgtttgggtcctTGTCCCTCTACGCCCTGG GTCTGGTGGTATCGTGGCGGTGGCTGGCAGTGGCAGGGGGGCTGCCAGCCGTGCTGATGGTTGTGCTGCTGGTGTTCATGCCCTCCTCCCCCAGGAGGCTCCTCTCTCTGGGCAGGGAGCAGCAGGCTGAGAAGGCCCTCCGCTGGCTGAGAGGGAAAGACTACGACACACAAATTGAGCTCCGAGACATACAG CACAGCATCAGCACACAAGTTAAAGTCACATGGTCGCAGCTGGCCACACCCATCTTCTACCAGCCAATCCTCATCGCAGTGATGATGCgtttcctgcagcagatgacGGGCATCACACCCATCCTGGTCTACCTGGAGACCATCTTTTCCAAATTCCAAGTCCCCCTGGAGCCCAG GTACGATGCTGCTCTTGTGGGTGTGGTCCGCATCATTTCTGTTGCCATTGCAGCTGTTTTAATGGACAGGGCGGGACGCAAAGCCTTGCTGTACACGTCAAGCATGCTGATGTTCGTGTCCAGTCTGACTCTGACCATGATCTCCCACACCACAGCTTGCCCTCCAGTCCCCGTCCCTCCTAATGGCACTGTGAGTCTGGACTACAGCCTCCAAAGTGACGGTGGAAACATTGCAGCAGGCATCATTCCTGTCATCAGCACCATGGTGTTTATATTTG GATACGCCATGGGATGGGGCCCGATCACCTGGTTGCTGATGTCAGAGGTGCTGCCGCTGGCTGCCAGGGGTGTGGCCtcaggtctgtgtgtgactgtcagtTGGTTGACGGCCTTCATGCTCACGAACGTCTTCACCATCCTGGAGAACCAGTACGGCCTGTACGTGCCCTACCTGTTGTTTACGGTGGTGTGCGTGCTCTGTCTGCTGTTCAACGCCGTGTGCATCCCAGAGACACGCGGCCGCTCACTGGAGGAGATCGAGAACTATTTCAGGACAAGACACGCGTTCACCATCAACCGGAGTCCTTCCACTGCACAGTCGAGCTGA